In the genome of Oceaniferula marina, one region contains:
- a CDS encoding ShlB/FhaC/HecB family hemolysin secretion/activation protein — protein MIPQSKSITSALGCVLLTSLTASAGPIKFSGNSAVDNQTLSAVTVSLKEGEKGLVPAAGGRSYQLHQIDAQKLSPEAISTILKAISEVYQERGILATRAVVTTSGYKAMLAGKPLEIKIVEGKISSVRIVGTEENQEVSEAKRTRISTAAPIGKGDTISAKELDGTVGMMNRFSRQQVRPVLVPEDGELVLEYRVKQLDEQVATLGIDNFGSERTGSERGTIDYSRWNTFTTDDRLNFKLLSSFKGNSGYVGADYMMPLDEVASSRLGFNAYYSNYTAEDIGLSTPFGLDYEGHSYSLGVTWEKTFWNDQGAYLDAILGLRYLSATQDQTSIGIPKATTGYLLPSVGVRYSKTTYKSSFVTGARLECNLPSLAGTDSGLELSRQGRLFADDSFVIGALYANYRLYLDEWLTEEDGRKHELQAASSLTTSFGSRLPPSFLNVAGGYHTVRGYPLGAASGDSSFLVKADYKYHFDEVSMGSVPVKFSTSVFSDFATVKNEDALSFEQDDTLWSIGLGLDAVVNEDLRMALGYGVALRDITHSDDSVESGDGEFYFQVSYSF, from the coding sequence ATGATCCCACAATCCAAATCCATCACAAGCGCATTAGGCTGTGTCTTGTTGACCAGCTTAACCGCGAGTGCAGGCCCGATTAAGTTTTCCGGTAATTCTGCCGTCGATAACCAAACCCTCTCTGCTGTCACTGTATCACTTAAAGAGGGAGAAAAAGGTCTGGTGCCAGCCGCCGGTGGCCGATCTTATCAGCTGCACCAAATTGATGCTCAGAAGCTTTCCCCGGAAGCGATATCAACTATCTTGAAGGCCATCAGTGAGGTTTACCAAGAGCGTGGTATTCTGGCTACCCGAGCGGTGGTAACAACGTCGGGCTATAAAGCAATGCTCGCAGGCAAGCCGCTTGAGATTAAAATTGTGGAAGGCAAAATTTCCAGTGTCCGAATTGTTGGGACTGAGGAGAACCAAGAGGTATCCGAGGCCAAACGGACACGTATCAGCACGGCAGCCCCTATTGGTAAAGGAGACACCATTTCCGCTAAAGAGCTTGATGGCACTGTGGGGATGATGAATCGCTTCAGCCGACAGCAGGTGCGTCCGGTTCTGGTTCCCGAAGATGGCGAACTGGTTCTCGAATACCGGGTGAAACAGCTCGATGAGCAAGTGGCCACCCTCGGAATTGATAACTTTGGATCCGAGCGCACCGGTAGCGAGCGGGGAACGATTGATTATAGCCGGTGGAACACATTTACCACGGATGATAGATTGAACTTTAAACTGCTTTCTTCATTTAAAGGCAATAGCGGCTACGTCGGAGCCGACTACATGATGCCATTGGATGAGGTGGCAAGCAGTCGACTTGGATTTAATGCCTACTACAGTAATTACACCGCGGAAGATATCGGTTTGTCGACCCCGTTCGGGTTGGACTATGAAGGTCATAGTTATTCCTTAGGTGTGACTTGGGAAAAAACATTCTGGAACGACCAAGGGGCATATCTCGATGCGATTCTTGGATTGCGTTATTTGAGTGCCACCCAGGATCAAACCAGTATTGGAATTCCCAAAGCAACAACCGGCTACCTGCTGCCCTCTGTCGGGGTTCGCTATTCAAAAACAACGTATAAAAGCTCGTTTGTGACGGGTGCCCGGCTTGAATGCAACCTCCCAAGTCTGGCGGGAACCGACTCCGGGTTGGAGTTGTCGCGCCAAGGTCGCTTGTTTGCTGATGACTCGTTTGTCATTGGTGCCCTCTATGCCAACTACCGTCTCTACCTTGATGAGTGGTTAACCGAGGAAGACGGCAGAAAACATGAGTTACAGGCAGCCTCTTCATTGACGACAAGTTTTGGCTCACGCCTCCCTCCCTCCTTTTTGAATGTGGCAGGGGGTTACCATACTGTTCGTGGATATCCGCTCGGTGCTGCTTCCGGTGATAGCTCCTTCTTGGTCAAAGCGGATTACAAATACCACTTCGATGAAGTTTCGATGGGTAGCGTGCCTGTGAAGTTTTCTACTTCCGTCTTTTCCGATTTTGCCACGGTTAAAAACGAGGATGCTTTATCCTTTGAACAAGATGACACATTGTGGTCGATTGGTCTGGGGCTTGATGCTGTAGTCAATGAAGATTTACGCATGGCACTCGGTTATGGTGTGGCATTGCGCGACATCACCCACTCCGACGACTCTGTCGAATCGGGAGATGGTGAATTCTATTTCCAAGTCAGTTATTCCTTTTAG